GAGGCAAAAAAGGCAAAGGAGTTGAGACTTCGGATCAAAGAACTGGACTCAGGCGTGTCACACGCCCTCGTTATGGAATTCTGAGTGAAAATCCCCCCTGTCCCCCCTTTAGTAAAGGGGGGAGAAAGGTTCTCCCCTTTTTTAAAGGGGAGGAGAAAGGTTCTCCCCTGTTTAAAGGGGAGTTAGAGGGGATTTCAGGGAGAGGGAATTATAAGGAATATTGATATGAAAAAGATAGCCCCATCTATTCTATCTGCCGATTTCAGCAGACTCGGGGAAGAGATCCTGTTGGTGGAAGAGGCAGGGGCGGATTTGATTCACATAGATGTAATGGACGGTCATTTCGTTCCTAACATCACAATCGGACCTGCCATTGTATCTTCACTGAGAAAGGTTACAGATCTTCCGTTCGATGTCCACCTGATGATTGAGAACCCGGAAAGATTTATAGAAGCCTTTGCTGCAGCCGGAAGCGATATGATCACTGTCCATGTTGAGGCGGCAGATCACCTTCACAGGACGATAGCGCTAATTAAGGAGCGGGGGATCAAGGCCGGGGTATCCCTGAATCCTGCCACTCCGCTTTCACGGATTGAACAGGTTATAGAAGATGTGGATATGCTGCTGGTGATGACGGTAAATCCCGGGTTCGGCGGGCAGAAATTTATAGATAATATGCTGCCGAAAATTAAAAAGGCGCGGGAGATAATCAACTCAATCGCCCCCGGTGTTCTTCTGGAAGTGGATGGAGGTGTAACGCTCGACAATATAAAATCGATAGCGGATGCCGGCACGGATATTTTTGTGGCCGGTTCTTCCGTCTTTGGAAGCGCCGATTATCGGAAGACCATAGTTAAAATGAAAGAAATTATAAACCCTTAAGATTATGCATATAATAATTGATGGATACAATCTCATCAGGCAGTCAGATTCCCTGGGACGTTTCGAAAGTATCAGCCTGGAGAGTGGGCGCAATGAATTGATCCGGAGGGTTTTGCTCTATAAAAAATCCAGAGGGCACCGGATAACCATCGTGTTTGACGGGTGGGCGAGTGATCCGCTGACGGAGGAGCGCGACCGGGAAGGTGGAATTGATATCATATATTCCAGAAAAGGGGAAAAGGCTGATGAGGTCATAAAAAGGATGGCAAAAAAAGGGGAAGAAGAGAT
This window of the Syntrophales bacterium genome carries:
- the rpe gene encoding ribulose-phosphate 3-epimerase, yielding MKKIAPSILSADFSRLGEEILLVEEAGADLIHIDVMDGHFVPNITIGPAIVSSLRKVTDLPFDVHLMIENPERFIEAFAAAGSDMITVHVEAADHLHRTIALIKERGIKAGVSLNPATPLSRIEQVIEDVDMLLVMTVNPGFGGQKFIDNMLPKIKKAREIINSIAPGVLLEVDGGVTLDNIKSIADAGTDIFVAGSSVFGSADYRKTIVKMKEIINP
- a CDS encoding NYN domain-containing protein, which produces MHIIIDGYNLIRQSDSLGRFESISLESGRNELIRRVLLYKKSRGHRITIVFDGWASDPLTEERDREGGIDIIYSRKGEKADEVIKRMAKKGEEEIVVVTSDRSIADSISRSCGVAISSPEFEAKMERTSEYDFAPSDSADQHSCIFLGTHKKGPSRRISRKERAVLKRTKKL